A single genomic interval of Lynx canadensis isolate LIC74 chromosome A2, mLynCan4.pri.v2, whole genome shotgun sequence harbors:
- the LOC115499910 gene encoding 60S ribosomal protein L39-like has product MSSYMTFRIKGFLVEKQKQTHPIPKWVSMKISDKIRYNSKKRHWRRTKLNL; this is encoded by the coding sequence ATGTCTTCTTACATGACTTTCAGGATCAAGGGATTCCTGGTtgagaaacaaaagcagactCATCCCATTCCCAAGTGGGTTTCGATGAAAATTAGTGATAAAATCAGGTATAACTCTAAGAAGAGACATTGGAGAAGAACCAAACTGAATCTATAA